The following are encoded in a window of Cervus canadensis isolate Bull #8, Minnesota chromosome 11, ASM1932006v1, whole genome shotgun sequence genomic DNA:
- the LOC122449484 gene encoding moesin-like: MPKTINVRVTTMDAELEFAIQPNTTGKQLFDQVVKTIGLREVWFFGLQYQDTKGFSTWLKLNKKVTAQDVRKESPLLFKFRAKFYPEDVSEELIQDITQRLFFLQVKEGILNDDIYCPPETAVLLASNAVQSKYGDFNKEVHKSGYLAGDKLLPQRVLEQHKLNKDQWEERIQVWHEEHRGMLREDAVLEYLKIAQDLEMYGVNYFNIKNKKGSELWLGVDALGLNIYEQNDRLTPKIGFPWSEIRNISFNDKKFVIKPIDKKAPDFVFYAPRLRINKRILALCMENHELYMRRRKPDTIEVQQMKAQAREEKHQKQMECALLENEKKKREMAEKEKEKIEREKEELMEKLKQIEEQTKKAQQELEEQTRRALELEQERKRAQSEAEKLAKERQEAEEAKEALLQASQDQKKTQEQLALEMAELTARISQLEMARQKKESEAVEWQQKAQMVQEDLEKTRAELKTARSTPHVAEPAENEQDENGAEASAELRADAMAKDRSEEERTTEAEKNEHVQKHLKALSSELANARDESKKTANDMIHAENMRLGRDKYKTLRQIRQGNTKQRIDEFESM, translated from the coding sequence ATGCCCAAGACGATCAATGTGCGTGTGACCACCATGGACGCTGAGCTGGAGTTTGCCATCCAGCCCAACACCACCGGCAAGCAGCTGTTTGACCAGGTGGTGAAAACTATCGGCCTGAGGGAAGTTTGGTTTTTTGGTCTGCAGTACCAGGACACTAAGGGTTTCTCTACTTGGTTGAAACTCAATAAGAAGGTGACTGCCCAGGATGTGCGGAAGGAAAGCCCTCTGCTTTTCAAGTTCCGGGCCAAGTTCTACCCTGAGGATGTATCTGAAGAGTTGATCCAGGATATCACACAGCGACTATTCTTCCTGCAAGTGAAGGAAGGCATTCTCAATGATGATATTTACTGCCCACCTGAGACTGCTGTGTTGCTGGCCTCCAATGCTGTCCAGTCCAAGTATGGTGACTTCAATAAGGAAGTCCACAAGTCTGGCTACTTGGCTGGGGACAAGTTGCTGCCACAGAGGGTCCTGGAGCAGCACAAGCTTAACAAGGACCAGTGGGAGGAAAGGATCCAGGTGTGGCATGAGGAGCACCGGGGCATGCTGAGGGAGGATGCTGTCCTGGAGTATCTGAAGATTGCCCAGGATCTGGAGATGTATGGTGTGAACTACTTCAACATCAAGAACAAGAAAGGCTCAGAGCTGTGGCTGGGGGTGGATGCCCTGGGTCTCAACATCTATGAGCAGAATGACAGGCTGACTCCCAAGATAGGCTTCCCCTGGAGTGAAATCAGGAACATCTCTTTCAATGACAAGAAATTTGTCATCAAGCCCATTGACAAAAAAGCCCCGGACTTTGTTTTCTATGCTCCCCGGCTGCGGATTAACAAACGGATCTTGGCTCTGTGCATGGAGAACCATGAGCTATACATGCGCCGTCGCAAGCCCGACACCATTGAAGTACAGCAGATGAAGGCACAGGCTCGGGAGGAGAAGCACCAGAAGCAGATGGAGTGTGCTCtgctggaaaatgaaaagaagaaacgTGAGAtggcagaaaaggagaaagagaagattgAACGGGAAAAGGAGGAACTGATGGAGAAGCTGAAGCAAATCGAGGAACAGACTAAGAAGGCTCAACAAGAACTGGAAGAACAGACCCGCAGGGCTCTGGAACTTGAACAGGAGCGAAAGCGTGCCCAGAGTGAGGCTGAAAAACTGGCCAAAGAGCGTCAAGAAGCTGAAGAGGCCAAGGAGGCCCTGTTGCAGGCCTCCCAGGACCAGAAGAAGACCCAGGAACAATTGGCCTTGGAAATGGCAGAGCTGACAGCTCGGATCTCCCAACTGGAGATGGCCCGACAAAAGAAGGAGAGCGAGGCTGTGGAATGGCAGCAGAAGGCTCAGATGGTACAAGAAGACTTGGAGAAGACCCGTGCAGAGCTGAAGACTGCCAGGAGCACGCCTCATGTGGCAGAGCCTGCTGAAAATGAGCAGGATGAGAATGGGGCAGAGGCCAGTGCCGAACTGCGAGCTGATGCCATGGCCAAGGATCGCAGTGAAGAGGAACGCACCACTGAGGCGGAAAAGAATGAGCATGTGCAGAAACACCTGAAGGCCCTCAGTTCAGAGCTGGCCAATGCCCGTGATGAGTCCAAGAAGACTGCTAATGACATGATTCATGCTGAGAACATGCGACTGGGTCGAGACAAATACAAGACCCTGCGCCAGATCCGGCAGGGCAATACTAAGCAGCGCATTGATGAGTTTGAGTCTATGTAA